A single Salmo salar chromosome ssa19, Ssal_v3.1, whole genome shotgun sequence DNA region contains:
- the si:dkey-197c15.6 gene encoding CK077 protein yields MAFAPAVWLAAQAELYEDDEEAEANNFPEPQKNYLGDYNDDYLFERFRLTRPCINFITDCVRLRMKATLQQMNGPSVDEMVIVALDYYVNGILSTKVVDMIQMEQMEIHEVINNVSKVLSGMVREFITFPANGEERANVAHEIKKICGIPTSMGLVGCMHVKVRPPQHDKEAFRNTMDNHTVMTQVICDCEGNLMSVENCCVGSTPEQTIWDMSDIAQQLKHGAHGTHWIIGKLILHRNMFYTFLMTRNTVQTH; encoded by the coding sequence ATGGCTTTTGCTCCCGCTGTGTGGTTAGCTGCTCAAGCAGAACTCTACGAAGACGACGAAGAGGCCGAGGCAAACAACTTCCCAGAGCCACAGAAAAACTACTTGGGCGATTACAATGATGATTACTTATTTGAGAGGTTCCGTTTAACTAGACCTTGCATAAATTTCATCACGGATTGCGTCAGGCTCCGGATGAAAGCCACGCTCCAGCAAATGAATGGACCTTCCGTCGATGAAATGGTGATAGTGGCACTGGACTATTACGTAAATGGTATTTTGTCAACCAAAGTCGTAGATATGATTCAAATGGAGCAAATGGAGATTCACGAAGTCATCAACAATGTCTCCAAAGTGTTGTCAGGTATGGTCAGGGAGTTTATCACTTTCCCGGCGAATGGTGAGGAACGAGCAAATGTGGCACACGAGATCAAGAAAATATGCGGGATTCCGACCTCCATGGGCTTGGTGGGATGCATGCATGTCAAGGTGAGACCACCTCAGCACGACAAGGAAGCTTTTCGGAACACAATGGATAACCACACCGTCATGACCCAAGTCATATGCGATTGTGAAGGGAATTTAATGAGTGTTGAAAACTGCTGCGTTGGCAGCACACCAGAGCAAACCATATGGGATATGTCGGATATTGCCCAGCAACTAAAGCATGGAGCACATGGGACGCATTGGATCATTGGTAAGCTAATTCTACACAGGAATATGTTTTATACATTTCTTATGACTAGAAATACTGTGCAGACTCACTAG